In Ciconia boyciana chromosome 3, ASM3463844v1, whole genome shotgun sequence, a genomic segment contains:
- the MCFD2 gene encoding multiple coagulation factor deficiency protein 2 isoform X1, translated as MMSVRICRIHLLFCFLAAFFISALAEEHVGESQHANIRLDKNLVQDKDHIMEHLEGVIEKPESEMSPQELQLHYFKMHDYDGNNLLDGLELATAISHVHKEEGGEHTQAMKEEELISLIDDVLRDDDKNNDGYIDYAEFAKSLE; from the exons ATGATGTCCGTGAGGATTTGTAGAATACAtctgctgttctgctttctgGCTGCATTCTTCATCTCTGCCCTAGCCGAGGAACACGTAGGAGAGAGTCAACATGCAAATATTCGCCTTGATAAGAACTTGGTACAAGATAAAGA ccaCATCATGGAACATTTGGAAGGTGTGATTGAGAAACCGGAATCTGAGATGTCTCCACAAGAGTTGCAGCTTCATTACTTCAAAATGCATGATTATGATGGCAATAATTTGCTAGATGGGTTAGAGCTTGCTACTGCTATATCACATGTCCACAAAGAG gaAGGTGGTGAGCATACCCAGGCAATGAAAGAAGAAGAGCTGATTAGTCTAATAGATGATGTCTTAAGAGATGATGATAAGAACAATGATGGATACATTGACTATGCAGAATTTGCAAAATCACTGGAATAA
- the MCFD2 gene encoding multiple coagulation factor deficiency protein 2 isoform X2: protein MEHLEGVIEKPESEMSPQELQLHYFKMHDYDGNNLLDGLELATAISHVHKEEGGEHTQAMKEEELISLIDDVLRDDDKNNDGYIDYAEFAKSLE from the exons ATGGAACATTTGGAAGGTGTGATTGAGAAACCGGAATCTGAGATGTCTCCACAAGAGTTGCAGCTTCATTACTTCAAAATGCATGATTATGATGGCAATAATTTGCTAGATGGGTTAGAGCTTGCTACTGCTATATCACATGTCCACAAAGAG gaAGGTGGTGAGCATACCCAGGCAATGAAAGAAGAAGAGCTGATTAGTCTAATAGATGATGTCTTAAGAGATGATGATAAGAACAATGATGGATACATTGACTATGCAGAATTTGCAAAATCACTGGAATAA